In the genome of Ziziphus jujuba cultivar Dongzao chromosome 10, ASM3175591v1, the window tcttcctcttcttcttcttcttcttgttcttctaaAATGGCCTTCTCTCCATCTTCTACATATAGCAGGCGTATCACACAGTTTTTCACAGTGCAACAGCAAACATGTTCATCTCTATAATAAACATGAGGATATAATTAAAACTCAACTTCTGTGATGTCTTCATTGTTTAAAGAAGTGGTGTACCAAATTGATTTAACTCCATCATACAGATCATAGTCATACCACTGGAACACATGATCTGAAATGACTTTTCTGGTATCACCCCAAACCTTGAGAAAACAATCAAATCTATGGCTTTCACCACAGCTGGTTTTGAAATGAATTCCACACTTTAAATagctatttgccatgttttcaTCCTTATCcttatcatcatcaccatcaaaaTTAGCCACAATGCAAATTGCAAAGCCCAAGAAGTTGTTGTCATTAAACCAATGCAGAGGAAGCTTGATATTCACTGAAGGTCCTGCTGTTTGATACATGAACCACTTTGGGATTTCGGACCCCGGATAACAAACACATACTGAAGGTTCTTCAAACACATGGCTTGCCTACACCAAAAAAAGTTCATTAATTAAGAAGGAAGATAAATCTCACCATGATTAATTTGTTCAAACTACATATTCATACATttttattgaagtactcttttgCTAAAGCAGCTTTACGCCAAATTCTTAGCTCTGCATCAGCCATTATATTTCTCTTTGCTGTCTGATCTAAGTTCAGGCAATTGAAAAATTTAAGCCCCTCCTCTTTCCTTGCATTCCATAGGTGATCCTCCCAATATCGTATGAGTTCGGTTCTTGAACTTGCCACAGTTTCTAGTGATGTGCAATCATCTGCATATAAAACTTGTAGCACAAAGGGAAGCTTTGGTAAAGATTTAAGCCTCTTGCAATTGCTCAACACAAGGACATTCAGAAAAAAAACTTCTTCAATGCTTTTAGGTACTCTCTCAATATTGGTTCCACTCAGATCCAAAGTTGTTAGTGACAGTAACGAATAACTTCTGAAATCATCCCTGTCACTCAGATATAGTTGTAGTGGCAATGAAAATGGCCAATAACAATACAAAGGAGGCAATCTTTCAAGCTTTGAACAGCCGGCAAATGAAAGATATCCAAGTTTGGATAAGTGGGAGATTCCAGCCGGGACAAACTCTATGTTTTCGCAATAAGAAAGACTTAAATATTCAAGTTCAATTAGACAATCAATTGACGAGTGTAACCTTTTAATTGCCGTTCCATCTAAGCAAAGATCCTCTAAACTTTCCATTGGCTCCAAGATTTTGGGGAAGCTTTCTAGTTGTGAACAACCCCCGAGAGAAATAGTTTTAAGAGACTTCAACTTGCAAATGCTAGTTGGGAGGCTCTTGAGCCTTTTGCAATCTCTAAGATACAAGTAAACGAGACTGGAGAGACACTGAATTGATGAAGGGATTACTTCAATTGCTGTATTACTCAAATTTAATTTACTTATATTCCTTGGAAGCTCATGAAACTCTGTAAAAGATGTGCAATTACGTAGAGAAAGAGAATTCAAAGAGTTCAGCATAGAAGCATCGCTTGGAATATCCTTTATGTATTTATAGCCATCAAGATGGAAGGTATGGAGTTTGTGAAGAGACCAAATTGATGAAGGCAGTTCTTGTATTTCAATCTCACTTAGATCTAACCTCTCCATACTCTGTGGTATCTCTGGAAGATTTTTAAGATTACTGCAAGATCTCAGATTCAATGAAGTAAGCTTGTCAAAATCTTGAAAATACGAAGGTACTTCATTCAAACATATACATCCCTTGAGTTTTACTCCTTCAAGATTTGGAGCCAGAGAAAGATTTGGGATTTGAGTTAGTTGGGTGGACCAACTAAGGTCGATATGTTTTAGGTTCTCAAGTTCCtgtaacaaagaaaaatattttttttttttaaaataaagaaaaaaataaaagtaaagccATGAATAGCTTAGCCTAAGCAACTTTTTATAAGCACTAATTATTCAAGCATACCTGAATTCCATCCCAAAGTTGCTCAGCCTGGCTATGAGGCATGTTGAGTTCAACAAGATTGTATGGACTAAACCTTGGTGGCAAAGATTTCAAAGGGTATGCCTCCCAATGAAAATATCTCAGAGCATCAGGAATAGACAAAAGGCCTTTTGGAAGGGTAACTTTACACTTCTCAGGATAAGTCAAGTCATAATTATTATATACTTTTAGCAATCTTAGATTGTACAGTTTTTTGAAGGATGAACTTCTCAACTGTAGCTGATCTCTACCTTTAGACATGTCTAGAAACATGCCTTCAATTGCTTTAGTTCCCTGACATATCAagaataaaagataaatgaatccaatatatgtaaatttctcaaaatatagtaaagacATCTAAAATGTGTTTAAACAACTATGCTGTACTTACCAATCCGTTTTTTAATACGTGGTATATGTCTTTAGCAATCCATAGTCTACCATGTTTCTCGGGTTCTTTAATGGATTTATGTCTAACAATTTCACGACCCATCTCTTGTAGCAAATTGTGCATTTTTACTGTTTTATTTACTATTGTTATTAGAGACTTATCAACAAGAACCTGGAATCCTATTTCCGCAGAGAAACCACAACCATCTTGTATATTTCGTACATGATCCTTATCTTGATCTTCGAAGAAACATGCAATATCAAGAAAGATCTCTTTCTGATTTTCATTAAGTCCATCATAACTCATTTTCAACACATTATGAATTTCTTTGTTTGGAACTGTTTTCAGTTCATCCAATGCACTTTGCCACTGTTCTTTTGTTCTGCAACATAGGAAGGAACCCAAAACTTTAAGAGCTAATGGATTACCATTAGTATACCTTACCATCTCTTTTGACAGATCTATAAAATCTCTACTTGTTGGTGAGTCATTCCTAAAAGCACATTGGCAAAAGAGCTTAAAAGCTTCATCCCAATATAATTCCTCAACCTCATATATCTCATCAGCTCCAATGCTTCTAAGCACTTGCACATCTCTGGTTGTAACTATGATTCTACTTCCATGGCCAAAAAGATCATGTGCTCTGGACAAAAGTTCTATTTGGTTGTCCTTCATATCATCAAGAACAACAAGAACTTTTTTTCGACGAAGCCTCTCTTGAACAAAAGTTGACCTTATGGATGGTAAGCCTTTCTTGGAATTTTCATCCTCTAGCAATACAGAAAGAAGTTTTTCTTGGAAATAATCAGGTTTGACATATTTCTTTGCTTTTTCCTCAACATTACTGAGAAAGTAACAACTCTCAAACTGAGAAGACAACCGATTAAATACAACATCAGAAAGTGTTGTCTTTCCAATGCCACCCATGCCCCAAATACCTACAATTCGAACATTTTCCGAGCCATTAATGCATAGTAGTGACTCGACTTTCTTGATACGTTCTTCAATTCCAATTAGACCCTTTAAATCACTTGAAGATGCATAATTCAATTTCTTCAAAACATCCTTGATAATTGCTTCAACTAATTCAGACTCAGGCCTAACATACATGGaggaaaaataatagtttttaataagaaagaaaacagaacaaaaaaaaggaaaaaaaagaaaaagaaaaaaaggtttttgCTTGGAATACAAGTTAGAAAACATCACCTAATTTTCTTGGAATCAAAACCGGACAGATTAGCTGCTTCAGTCAAAGCAGCTCTCCACAGGCTCATCTTATCTTCATCAAAACGTTCTCCTAGTTTAGATAATCCAGCTGCAATACTTCCTTTCTGTTTCCGAACATGTGATGGTTTTATGCGATAAAATACAGGAACAACAATCTGTCCAATTCTTTTCTTGCAATCCATTATGTGCAACAGTTCATCTAAGCACCATGAGGAAGAAGAATAGTTTTTCGAGAAAACGATCAGAGAGAGTTTTGATTCCTGTATTGCTTTGAGAAAGACTGGAGAAATTTCATCTCCCCTCTCGAGTCTTTAATCGATGTAGGTCTCAATTTTCTTCCGATCTAAAGCAGCATGAAGATGGCTGATAAATCTTTCTCTTGTGTCTTCACCTCTAAAACTAAGAACCACATCATATTTGGAATCCATTCTCAAATGATCCTTCGAGTCCACAAACTCAGAACATCCAAATTAACTCCAGCTAGCTACCCAATTCCTTATAAAGACAACAAAATATGTTATGGCAGCTAGCTTCATTAATCAAAGCATATATTTCCATATCCATTATTCAGTACAAGGactgattaaaatatatatatatatatatatatatatgaatatttgcaTATTGTAAAGCGATATATGCTAGGTAGCTAGCCACGTTGTTGCATTAACGAACGTGACACATTTGGACATACATACTTACATGTTACTACTTGTGTCTCGTAATCAACGACGAGCATAGCAATTTGCCTTTtttagaaagaaataaaaaaataaaaataaaaattttataatttaaacgtCAATTAAGATTTAATAACATCATATTGATTCAATTGAGGGtatatatttctttgttttggaatgagtatatatatatatatatatgttatccaaatgattttgctagtataaattatattaattcatATTATCGAGATGGTTCATGGTTTTATCCCCTTTTTATgttatgaaatattttgtgaaaagaaaaaaaaagataaaaagtacATAAATTTCTTTGGTATTCtttcataataatttttaatgcatTCAAATATAGTTTTCCCTTTAATTCTATTGTGtgatattgtaattttttttttcttccaaaaaaaaaaataataataaaaatggttgATTGTTGACATACAATATTTGAgcgcttttattatttttataattattaagtttATTTGAATCTTGGACCACACATGTGGAGGAGTATGGTACGGATATTGTCTATCCCCGCTGGGACATGCGATCCTTGAGAGTTGAAGCAAACTGACAACGAGATGGGCcgaagaaataagaaaaatgtgggcCGGGCTAATTATTGTCTTGGCTCCATAGTGCTAATTATTgtttgcttattattattatcatattattattatcatcatcagcACTTTAAGGAATTAGTAATCATTGCAggtttttagccaaaaaaaaataaaaaaaaataataataataaaataaaataatataataataataataataatcataaaaaaaaaaaaataataataatcattgcaGGTTTTTGTTGAAGAATCAGTACTATCCAACATAGCAGAGCAGTTCAAACCCAATCCACACCACCTACAGAACAAACATCAAATCGATCATAACTACGAGACAGATGTATAGAACCTTCGACCAAAGTTAATCTGATTTTAAACGAAAGCGACTTTGATCAATGGCTAATATCCATAACAATTGACCAAATGATAAATCACTTTTATCAAAAGGTACACTATCTGATCAAGCACCATTTTCAACTTCACAATacaatcttctttttttatttatcaaatcttATGAACGTTGGGTATAGAATCATTACCAAAAAAGTAGTAGGCTATATATGGCAACCTGCTACAACAACTGCAAGGGACAATAATTACTGAAGCTATTAATTACACAGGCAGAAAAACTATACTCTCAAAACCTAAGATAATGAGTAGCACATCTAAGTCTTTAATAGGAATATGCCTTCAACTCGTGCCGTTACCCGATAATTAAAGGGTTAAAATAAGTAATGTACAATATTGGATATCAAAATTAATGAATTAccaatatttgaatttctttaagTAACTCGAGTAGCTAGCTGACTTACATATTTACTTTCAACACATAATAGATGTCCTCAGTATTCTGCATTCTACTACAAACCTCAGGCTCTTTTATAGACTGTTTCCGAACAAATTTCCTACTTTGAAGAAATATGCCATATCAAGAAATATATATCCTTTTCATTATCATCTAATCCCATCTTAGCTTATtttcaacacttcatgaatgTCCATTTTGGCCATGTGCATAATCTAGTAATACTCTTCATGACAATGCAAATTAAATAAAGATTATGTCCATAGTACTTATAAACCTGAGGTGCTTACTGCTGCCACGCTTTAATATAAGGAACTCAAAAGATATGCAGCCAAATAGATTGACAAATTTCAAGGACTTCAGTTTAATTGCTAAGTGCTGTTTGTGAGACTCTCAAGGTCTTCACCGTTCTAAAAATTCAAAGACTCATGAATGGCTATATCTTCCAACATAGTCCTAGTGCACACAAAATTTGTTGACTATCAAATGTGTTGCCAAATCCTGTTGTGTACCTGTCTTAGTCTCAGCCTTTGACAAATGAGTTGCTGAAATAATACAACCAAATAGTAATCAAACATCAAATCCAGGGGAAAACAGAGCTGAAAACCAAAACTAGCATAGAAAACAAAACTTCATCGACTTCTAAAAATTCTGGAATTGCTGCGATCACAAAGTAGGTTCTAACTTCCATGACTCCGCCACCATGCAACTTGTGGAGTAAGGAGGTCAACTAGTCACAGGAAAAGATAATCCTCAAATCACTCAAAGTTTCAACAGCAATCTATAGTTGTTTGTTGGAGAACACTTTCCCTCCATCAAAAAGTGCATTCAATGGAGCTGCAAGTTCATTCATGAATCAGATTGTAACCTTCCTGGTTAACAATGGCTTACCTCTTCTGACCAATATGTACCCTTATTTAAGCACAATCTATCAACCTTGAATATGCCCTGTTTACTGTAGCAGGGACGGTGGTACTAACCTTGACTACCAGATTCTGTTTGATCCATTGGTTGATTCTATGTGTACAGCTCTAGAGAAAGCAGGTAATTCAAATTTGCAGGTTATTATATCGGAGAGTGGTAGGCCATCAGAAGGTGGTGCTGAAGCAAGTGTTGGGAATGCATAGACTTATTATAAGAATGTGCTCAACCATGTGAAGAATATAAATCCAAAGAGAAGTGGAGCTATTGAAGCATATCTGTTTGCCATGTTTGATGAGAGAATGGCAAGGATGGTGAAGAGGTGGAAAGGCAAGTGCAGATAAACGGCCCAGATACCAACTTCGTTTCAATTAATTGACAAGTCTTTTATATCATAAAATTTGGTTTGAATAAGAGTGCCTAGTATTGCTGCAACTAGATATgtgattttatatgaattaCGTTAACTTGTACTCTAAGAAACCTTTATGTTAGTTTTTGGTTTGCAAATATTTGACGCCGTGAGCAACAAAAAGAGATACTtgctataaataaaaataagaaattcaaTGTTTACCTTTATTCCatcacaaaatacaaattacattatcaaaaaaacaaaaaaactctaTGCTTTCTCTCCCTATTTATCTATCCTTCTCTCTCCACTTTTCACTTTctctttatgttattttttctctcaaaatttcTCTATACTGCCTTTGTCGTCTCATCTATTTTATCGTCTCTCCGCTTTCTctaatttctctttttaactTTCTCCATACAATTTCCAACTTTGTTTCGAAAACAAATTTATGGTAATAAGCATCTTCTTTGTtgaagaaataatatatatatatatatatatatatatatatatatatatatatatatatatatatatttatgcaattaTATAATAGGAAAAGCTTTCTGAGTTGCAAGATTGCAAGATGTGATgttattcaccaaaataaaaaaacaattcattCATCAAAGAACAACTTCCCCCCTCCTTTCTCTGTTATCTATGTTAGCTTTCTCTCCCCATTTCCTAGCTTTCTAATTCCCCTcctttcttctctctttctttaccTTCACTCGTTTTCCATAACCCTTCTCTACGTTTCTCCTTCTTGCACAAAACTTCTCCCCTTCTTTTTCTCTCATTGTAAAagttctctcttcactttctctctctctaattcCTTTTTAGCTCTTCTCTCCATGAACCTTCCTACACTTTTTCACTACCTTCTTTCTACACTTCCACTACACTCTTTTCCACCCTCCCTACTTTCTCCCCACTTTCTTAGTTTATCAAAGGACTTTTTCTCTACTTCTCTACCAACTTCCTTCTCtacactctctctctccattCTCCCTAATTTCTCTAGCATATCTCCCTAGCTTATTTCTATGGTTACTGTCTCACGGTAAATTCATTTGTTTCACAAGCTAGAAatgccaaattttataaaattccatttatGTCCTCTACTACATTATTACATTTAGTTTATAAGTAGTTTTGTCTTAGCATTTTGTTACATCTGTATTATTTGCTTAGATAAAATTTTGGATTCTTAGTTtcgtaattaaatatttacttattcaaaattttttacatttttctctaataaaataaattcttattaaatttgataattctaattttagttttaaaagatttttatgttatacacatttagttttctatattttttaattttttgttgtagataaattttatattcatttttcctctatgagataattttttacatataatttattaagatttttttaataactacatttaagtaaaatttttttggttatagtTTGATAAAAACTACatttaagtaaaatttttttggtttattgaaAGTATTACATGTAACAAAAGAATATAAGAAGTAGTtgccatttaattaaaaatatcttcatcttcttaaattttcttttaggttgctacacatttttatttcttattaattactAGTTTAGTAATCTTAAATTTGTATATAAAGTGCTTTGTCATTTTGTATATATTctaataaaatagtttttttttgtgacttttaaaaaaaattctttctggtaattttcacaaaaatataattgatttttataaatGTATAGCTTGAAAAgttatcttcatttttttatattatattcgtGATGTTCctttagtttttcaaatatctttTGTTTTAGTGCGAATTTCGTATGTTTAAAACTCAACTGATTttccttttatcaaaaaaaaaaaaaaaaaaatcaactgtttttccgccctttttttcttatcttttgtatttattttaataaaattactagGTTCTAATagtatttgttttgtttataattttgtttaatttgtttattgttaacCTATCAAGGACATAAAtggaatttaataaaattaggcAGTTTAACATGTGAAACAAACAATTTACCCATAGACAATAATAAGAAAGAAACTAAAGAGTGAAGAGAAATTAAAGAGAAGTATAGAGAATATAAAGAGAAAGTGGAGGAGGTAAGTAAAAAGAGAAAATCTAAAGATAAACTGAGAAAATAAAGGATGaaattagagagaaaaagaaagaaattgtagagaaaaagtgaagaaaaaaaagtagagtTGAGAAAGTAAGGACAGAAAGTAAAgagacaaaacaaaaagaaagtagagagatAAAACAACGAGAGAGAGATTAGAAAGATAAAGGAGATAGAGAAATGAAATagagaaaacagagaaagaaaatagagagagaaaaaaaaaaaaaaagaagttaagcaGAAAGAAACAATAGATAGGAATTGTGAAGATGAGAAAGTAAGAGAAAAGATTAATTAGGGGATATTGAGAGGAAAAGAAATGAGAGAAAGAAAGCACCTACtccacgcacacacacacacacaatgacgcacacacacacagagacacaatgacacacacacacacacacacacacacacacaccacaGAGGAGGAAGAGCCCTGAAGCAATCCCCCTGTGGTCTCTTCTCccaaacaaaaatcatatacatttttatattcACTTCATCACAGTCAAATAATTTACATCAATTCATATAGCAAACCACAAAACCCTCCTCTCTCCTTGTACAAGTAACTGAAGGAGCTTTTTCTATTAACGCTCATAATCTAAGCAAAGGACCGAGTCTGCACTGCACAATCAGAGATATGAGAGTTCATGGTTAATTTCCATACTCATCTCCTGGActtcttattttataatttccatCTAATATCTATTGAAAATGCATATGATCTTTCAAAATGGTTAAAAAGCTAATAACATTTGTTGAATTTACTTGTACTGATTTTTGTTATACTTAGTTTTGCTTCTATTGTTAATCTTATTTATCAGGCACCATTCTTTTCCACCTATGTTGCTCGGATTCTAGTGCGGGAGTCAGATACGGAC includes:
- the LOC112490673 gene encoding disease resistance-like protein DSC1; its protein translation is MDCKKRIGQIVVPVFYRIKPSHVRKQKGSIAAGLSKLGERFDEDKMSLWRAALTEAANLSGFDSKKIRPESELVEAIIKDVLKKLNYASSSDLKGLIGIEERIKKVESLLCINGSENVRIVGIWGMGGIGKTTLSDVVFNRLSSQFESCYFLSNVEEKAKKYVKPDYFQEKLLSVLLEDENSKKGLPSIRSTFVQERLRRKKVLVVLDDMKDNQIELLSRAHDLFGHGSRIIVTTRDVQVLRSIGADEIYEVEELYWDEAFKLFCQCAFRNDSPTSRDFIDLSKEMVRYTNGNPLALKVLGSFLCCRTKEQWQSALDELKTVPNKEIHNVLKMSYDGLNENQKEIFLDIACFFEDQDKDHVRNIQDGCGFSAEIGFQVLVDKSLITIVNKTVKMHNLLQEMGREIVRHKSIKEPEKHGRLWIAKDIYHVLKNGLGTKAIEGMFLDMSKGRDQLQLRSSSFKKLYNLRLLKVYNNYDLTYPEKCKVTLPKGLLSIPDALRYFHWEAYPLKSLPPRFSPYNLVELNMPHSQAEQLWDGIQELENLKHIDLSWSTQLTQIPNLSLAPNLEGVKLKGCICLNEVPSYFQDFDKLTSLNLRSCSNLKNLPEIPQSMERLDLSEIEIQELPSSIWSLHKLHTFHLDGYKYIKDIPSDASMLNSLNSLSLRNCTSFTEFHELPRNISKLNLSNTAIEVIPSSIQCLSSLVYLYLRDCKRLKSLPTSICKLKSLKTISLGGCSQLESFPKILEPMESLEDLCLDGTAIKRLHSSIDCLIELEYLSLSYCENIEFVPAGISHLSKLGYLSFAGCSKLERLPPLYCYWPFSLPLQLYLSDRDDFRSYSLLSLTTLDLSGTNIERVPKSIEEVFFLNVLVLSNCKRLKSLPKLPFVLQVLYADDCTSLETVASSRTELIRYWEDHLWNARKEEGLKFFNCLNLDQTAKRNIMADAELRIWRKAALAKEYFNKNASHVFEEPSVCVCYPGSEIPKWFMYQTAGPSVNIKLPLHWFNDNNFLGFAICIVANFDGDDDKDKDENMANSYLKCGIHFKTSCGESHRFDCFLKVWGDTRKVISDHVFQWYDYDLYDGVKSIWYTTSLNNEDITEVEF